From Pelotomaculum schinkii, one genomic window encodes:
- a CDS encoding DUF3536 domain-containing protein, translating to MEKYICLHGHFYQPPRENPWLEDVELQDSAYPYHDWNDRITAECYEPNTVSRILSGDGWIRKIVNNYSKISFNFGPTLLSWLEKKRPEVYQAIIEADRQSRQNFSGHGSALAQAYNHMIMPLACRRDKYTQVIWGLKDFEYRFGRKPEGMWLPETAVDLETLDIMAEQGIRFTVLAPYQARRVRSLGAGQWYDPGPGGIDTTMPYQVRIPASGRIINVFFYNGEISRAVAFEKLLTNGERFARRLTGAFNENSGAPQLVHIATDGETYGHHHRHGDMALAFALHYIECNNLARLTNYGEYLEKHPPTHEVEIVENSAWSCAHGVERWRNNCGCNSGMHPGWGQAWRAPLRNSLNWLRNSLAPRYQETARQFFRDPWEARNGYINVILRRSPESIKQFLEEHATRRLNPEETIRALKLLEQQRHAMLMFTSCGWFFDEISGIETVQVIKYAARVIQLARELFNSDPEPDFLEMMAKAKSNIPDHRDGAHIYEKFVQPAMVDLLKVGAHYAICSLFESYDDYSGIYCYNVHRENYQNRLAGSARLCAGHARVTSEITQKSVHISYGVINLGNHDVNCGVRPFQNEEAYNRMLQDLTGAFERGDFTGVIRLLDQHFEGATYSLKQLFRDKQRVVLDIILETTLDEVTAEYRKIFDRHASLMHFLKDMDTPQPRALSAAAELMVNTSLRQAFAADMLDIDYIKALLGEAQMSNIPLDGAGLGYVLEQSLEEIGEHFHQQSDLSQIAYLDAVIDMVRSLPFEVNLWKVQNIYYGLLQTVCQERKKKAAQGDGEAKAWVDRFNALGDKLRIRRGK from the coding sequence ATGGAAAAATATATCTGCCTGCACGGCCATTTTTACCAGCCGCCGCGGGAAAACCCGTGGCTGGAGGATGTTGAGCTCCAGGACTCGGCCTATCCCTACCACGACTGGAATGACCGGATAACCGCCGAATGTTACGAACCCAACACCGTTTCGCGTATTCTAAGCGGGGACGGCTGGATCAGGAAAATTGTCAACAACTACTCCAAAATCAGCTTCAATTTCGGCCCCACGCTGCTTTCCTGGCTGGAGAAAAAAAGACCTGAGGTCTATCAGGCCATTATTGAAGCCGACCGGCAAAGCCGGCAAAACTTTTCGGGGCACGGGTCGGCCCTGGCCCAGGCGTACAACCACATGATCATGCCCCTGGCCTGCCGTCGCGATAAATATACCCAGGTAATCTGGGGTCTTAAGGATTTCGAATACCGCTTCGGCCGCAAGCCCGAGGGAATGTGGCTGCCCGAGACCGCGGTAGACCTGGAAACCCTGGACATCATGGCGGAACAGGGCATCCGCTTTACCGTCCTGGCTCCCTATCAAGCCAGGCGGGTCCGCTCCCTGGGCGCCGGGCAGTGGTATGATCCGGGACCGGGGGGGATTGACACCACCATGCCCTATCAGGTCCGTATTCCCGCTTCGGGCCGGATTATCAATGTGTTCTTTTATAACGGCGAAATTTCCCGGGCCGTGGCATTTGAAAAACTGCTTACCAATGGTGAACGCTTTGCCAGGCGGCTGACCGGCGCTTTCAACGAAAATTCCGGCGCTCCGCAGCTGGTGCACATCGCCACCGACGGTGAAACTTACGGGCACCACCACCGGCACGGGGATATGGCCCTGGCCTTCGCCCTGCACTATATTGAATGCAACAACCTGGCCCGGCTCACCAACTATGGGGAATATCTGGAAAAGCACCCGCCCACCCACGAGGTGGAAATTGTGGAGAACAGCGCCTGGAGCTGCGCCCACGGAGTGGAACGCTGGCGGAACAACTGCGGCTGCAACTCCGGCATGCACCCCGGCTGGGGTCAGGCCTGGCGGGCTCCCCTGCGGAACTCACTGAACTGGCTCAGGAACAGCTTGGCCCCCCGGTACCAGGAAACTGCGCGCCAGTTTTTCAGGGATCCCTGGGAAGCCAGAAACGGTTATATCAATGTGATCCTGAGGCGGTCGCCGGAAAGCATCAAGCAGTTCCTGGAGGAACACGCCACCCGCCGGCTGAACCCGGAGGAAACGATCAGAGCGTTAAAGCTTTTGGAGCAGCAGCGACACGCCATGTTGATGTTCACCAGCTGCGGCTGGTTCTTTGATGAAATCTCAGGCATCGAGACCGTACAGGTGATTAAGTACGCCGCCCGGGTCATCCAACTGGCCCGGGAGCTGTTCAACAGCGACCCGGAGCCAGACTTCCTGGAAATGATGGCCAAGGCCAAAAGCAACATCCCGGATCACCGGGACGGCGCGCATATCTATGAAAAGTTCGTCCAGCCGGCGATGGTGGACCTGCTCAAAGTAGGCGCCCACTATGCCATCTGCTCCCTGTTCGAGTCGTACGACGATTATTCCGGGATATACTGCTACAACGTCCACCGGGAAAACTACCAGAACCGCCTGGCCGGATCCGCCAGGCTGTGCGCCGGGCACGCCCGTGTTACTTCAGAGATCACGCAGAAATCTGTGCATATCAGTTACGGAGTGATTAATTTAGGCAACCACGATGTGAATTGCGGGGTCAGGCCCTTCCAGAACGAGGAGGCCTATAACCGGATGTTGCAAGACTTGACCGGAGCCTTCGAACGCGGAGATTTTACAGGGGTGATCCGGCTTTTGGATCAGCACTTTGAAGGGGCCACCTACTCGCTGAAGCAGCTTTTCCGGGATAAACAGCGGGTGGTCCTGGACATCATTCTGGAAACCACCCTGGACGAGGTAACCGCGGAATACAGGAAGATTTTCGACCGTCACGCCTCCCTGATGCATTTCTTAAAGGATATGGACACTCCCCAGCCCAGGGCCCTGTCGGCGGCCGCCGAATTAATGGTAAACACCAGCCTCCGCCAGGCCTTTGCGGCTGATATGCTGGACATCGATTATATCAAAGCCCTCCTGGGAGAGGCCCAAATGTCCAACATTCCGCTGGACGGGGCCGGCCTCGGCTATGTTCTGGAACAAAGCCTGGAGGAGATTGGAGAACATTTCCACCAGCAATCCGACCTCTCCCAGATTGCTTACCTGGACGCTGTTATCGATATGGTCCGTTCACTGCCCTTCGAGGTTAACCTCTGGAAGGTGCAAAACATCTATTACGGACTGCTTCAAACGGTATGCCAGGAACGCAAGAAAAAGGCCGCACAGGGTGATGGGGAGGCAAAGGCATGGGTAGACCGTTTTAATGCGCTGGGTGATAAACTTCGCATACGAAGGGGCAAATAA
- the treZ gene encoding malto-oligosyltrehalose trehalohydrolase, whose amino-acid sequence MTAQVSLGAIYKGDGRCRFLVWAPLAEHVAVHIVSPQERLAPLTRGQHGYHHGEVAGVEPGSLYFYLLDGKKERPDPASRHQPQGVHGPSQVVDPHDFAWSDQRWVGLARQDLVFYELHVGTFTPEGAFESAIPHLEGLRQLGVTAVEIMPVAQFPGSRNWGYDGVYPFSAQNSYGGPEGLKRLVDSCHRHGLAVFLDVVYNHLGPEGNYLRDFGPYFTDRYLTPWGQALNFDGPGSDEVRRFFMENALYWLTEFHMDGLRLDAVHAITDKSALPFLEELAATLHRTGDKLGRRVYVVAESDLNDPRLIRPRAVGGYGLDGQWSDDFHHALHALLTGEHSGYYRDFGQLQHLVRALRLGYVYTGQYSAYRQRRHGQQAHFCETSQFVVFTQNHDQVGNRARGERLSQLVSFNGLKLAAGVLILSPFTPLLFMGEEYGETAPFQYFTSHSDPDLVEAVRKGRREEFASFGWENGVPDPQDKETFLRSRLDHSLCRQGRHHALRRFYQELFRLRRELPVLSGLNGNNMEADAVGYEPVLLLRRWSSDDEICAVFSFHNKETAVSLPLPAGNWRKLLDSAEEQWLGEGSKVPAALTSPEEMWITLSPMACLLFERIKEA is encoded by the coding sequence ATGACCGCTCAGGTTAGTCTGGGAGCCATCTATAAGGGAGACGGCCGCTGCCGGTTTTTAGTATGGGCGCCCCTGGCCGAGCATGTCGCGGTACATATAGTGTCCCCCCAGGAGCGTTTGGCGCCCCTGACGAGGGGTCAACATGGCTATCATCATGGAGAAGTTGCGGGAGTCGAGCCTGGCAGTCTCTACTTCTACCTCCTGGATGGAAAGAAGGAGCGTCCTGATCCGGCGTCGAGGCACCAGCCTCAGGGTGTTCACGGCCCTTCGCAGGTGGTGGACCCTCATGACTTTGCATGGTCGGATCAGCGCTGGGTTGGTTTGGCCCGACAGGATTTGGTATTCTATGAACTTCATGTGGGAACTTTTACCCCGGAGGGCGCCTTTGAGTCCGCTATTCCCCACCTTGAAGGACTGCGTCAACTGGGGGTCACCGCTGTCGAGATCATGCCGGTGGCCCAGTTCCCGGGCAGCCGCAACTGGGGTTACGACGGTGTTTACCCCTTTTCGGCGCAGAACTCATACGGCGGGCCCGAAGGTCTCAAACGGCTGGTGGACAGCTGCCACCGGCACGGACTGGCGGTTTTTCTGGATGTGGTGTACAACCACCTGGGTCCCGAAGGAAATTACCTGAGGGATTTCGGGCCATATTTTACGGACCGTTATCTTACCCCCTGGGGACAGGCGCTTAATTTTGACGGGCCCGGCAGCGATGAAGTACGGCGCTTTTTCATGGAAAATGCGCTTTACTGGCTGACCGAGTTCCACATGGACGGCCTGCGGCTGGACGCCGTCCATGCCATCACCGACAAATCTGCCCTGCCTTTCCTGGAGGAACTGGCTGCGACACTACACCGGACCGGGGATAAACTGGGCCGTCGGGTTTACGTGGTGGCTGAGAGTGACCTGAACGATCCCCGCCTGATCCGGCCCAGGGCTGTTGGGGGGTACGGCCTGGACGGCCAGTGGAGCGACGACTTTCATCACGCCCTGCATGCCCTGTTGACCGGGGAGCACAGCGGTTACTACCGTGACTTTGGGCAGCTTCAGCACCTGGTCCGGGCCTTGCGCCTGGGTTATGTCTACACCGGCCAGTATTCCGCCTACCGGCAGCGGCGGCACGGTCAGCAAGCACATTTTTGCGAGACTTCCCAGTTCGTGGTTTTCACCCAGAATCACGACCAGGTAGGCAACCGCGCCCGGGGAGAAAGGCTGAGCCAACTGGTCTCCTTTAACGGGCTGAAGTTGGCCGCCGGTGTGCTCATCCTCTCTCCCTTTACACCCCTGCTGTTTATGGGCGAGGAGTACGGTGAAACAGCGCCCTTTCAGTATTTCACCAGCCATTCGGACCCGGACCTGGTGGAGGCGGTGCGCAAAGGAAGGCGGGAGGAGTTCGCCTCCTTCGGCTGGGAAAATGGAGTCCCCGACCCCCAGGATAAGGAGACCTTTCTGAGATCCCGGCTCGACCATAGCCTTTGCCGGCAGGGCCGTCACCACGCGCTGCGCCGGTTCTACCAGGAACTTTTCCGGCTGCGCCGGGAACTGCCGGTCCTGTCCGGCCTCAACGGCAATAACATGGAAGCTGATGCCGTTGGCTATGAACCGGTGCTTTTGTTGCGCAGGTGGAGCAGTGACGATGAAATCTGCGCTGTCTTTTCTTTTCATAATAAGGAGACCGCCGTCTCCCTGCCTCTGCCGGCCGGCAACTGGCGCAAGCTTCTGGATTCCGCGGAGGAGCAGTGGCTGGGAGAGGGAAGCAAAGTTCCTGCTGCTCTAACATCTCCGGAAGAGATGTGGATCACCTTGAGTCCCATGGCCTGTCTTTTGTTTGAGCGCATAAAGGAGGCGTAA
- a CDS encoding glutamate-5-semialdehyde dehydrogenase has product MGINDIARQVKEASIKLAAMEAEHKNRALAQIARSLTERENEIVKANQEDLKRSVKENLPEPLLKRLKFDQSKIADGVDGINSLIKLEDPVGKTLLSTGLDDGLELYKVTCPIGVIGVIFESRPDALVQISTLCLKSGNCVLLKGGSEAMATNRILADVITKATEEAGVPANWLKLMETRAEVSEMLKLDEYIDLIIPRGSNDFVRYIMDNSRIPVMGHADGICHCYVDEAAGLDMAVNIVVDSKTQYVAVCNATETLLVHEKAAAGFLPLLKDALEQKQVVITGCPRTQKIIPVAPATEQDWKTEYLDYKLSIKVVDDVDEAINHINYYGSGHTDSIITESEENAARFMALVDSGNVFWNCSTRFSDGFRYGFGAEVGISTSKIHARGPVGLEGLVIYKYKLIGKGHVVADYSNRVKTFKHNKLDKKFPL; this is encoded by the coding sequence ATGGGGATCAATGATATAGCCCGTCAGGTCAAGGAAGCTTCCATTAAGCTGGCTGCAATGGAAGCGGAGCACAAGAACAGGGCTTTGGCGCAGATAGCCAGGTCTTTAACTGAACGCGAGAACGAAATTGTCAAAGCCAACCAGGAGGATTTGAAGCGGAGCGTAAAGGAAAACCTTCCGGAGCCTCTGTTAAAAAGGCTGAAGTTCGATCAATCAAAGATAGCGGATGGCGTTGACGGGATCAACAGCCTGATTAAGTTGGAGGATCCTGTCGGCAAGACGCTGCTTTCGACCGGGCTGGACGATGGTCTGGAATTATATAAAGTTACTTGTCCGATTGGGGTAATCGGAGTGATTTTCGAGTCCAGGCCCGATGCCCTGGTGCAGATTTCTACCCTCTGCCTGAAAAGCGGCAACTGTGTGCTGCTTAAAGGCGGCTCCGAGGCCATGGCGACCAACCGGATCCTGGCAGACGTCATTACGAAAGCAACTGAAGAAGCAGGAGTCCCCGCCAACTGGCTCAAGCTTATGGAGACCAGGGCGGAAGTCAGCGAAATGTTGAAGCTGGATGAATATATCGACCTGATTATACCCAGAGGCTCAAATGATTTTGTCAGATATATAATGGATAATTCGAGGATACCGGTAATGGGTCATGCGGACGGCATATGTCACTGTTATGTCGATGAAGCTGCCGGGCTGGATATGGCGGTTAACATTGTGGTTGATTCAAAAACCCAGTATGTGGCCGTATGCAACGCGACGGAAACCCTGCTGGTGCATGAAAAGGCTGCCGCCGGATTTCTGCCCTTATTGAAAGATGCTCTAGAACAAAAACAGGTGGTGATAACCGGCTGTCCCAGGACACAAAAAATTATTCCTGTGGCTCCGGCCACAGAACAGGACTGGAAGACGGAGTACCTGGACTACAAGCTGTCGATTAAAGTGGTAGATGATGTTGATGAAGCGATCAACCATATTAATTATTACGGCTCCGGCCACACTGACAGCATCATTACGGAAAGCGAGGAAAATGCGGCTCGCTTCATGGCCCTGGTTGACTCGGGGAATGTTTTTTGGAATTGCTCCACCCGCTTTAGCGACGGTTTCCGCTACGGTTTTGGCGCTGAAGTGGGAATAAGCACAAGTAAAATTCATGCCAGGGGTCCGGTAGGTCTGGAAGGGCTGGTTATTTATAAATATAAGTTAATAGGCAAAGGTCATGTTGTAGCGGATTACTCTAACAGAGTAAAAACATTCAAGCATAACAAATTGGATAAAAAATTCCCTTTATAA
- the treY gene encoding malto-oligosyltrehalose synthase, with protein MLSPQPPAATYRIQFNRHFSFAGARTLVPYLQDLGMTELYASPLLKARRGSPHGYDVTDPTSLNPELGSEEDFTALTETLRQHGMGLLLDIVPNHMAAGAENPWWLDTMRNGPGSPYAGFFDIDWNPISPGLAGKVLLPILGEPYGKALENRELTLEATEDGLWIRYFDHRLPLSPGSSGRILAGWSRELAGVQGRPPLPQLTGLLNMLEKPAPDFVHAWVIFWRLYNTYPWIKTFTDHKLDVFNGKKGVPQSFDRLDGLLSEQYSRLAFWRSAREKINYRRFFDVSSLVSLRMEDEKVFEATHSLILNLARSGQVTGLRIDHVDGLRDPYSYLARLQDRLSCRGDLSSFYVVVEKILGDDEDLPTAWPVSGTTGYDFLNTLNGIFVDRCGAAELDRLYTGLTGSGEDFETVVYTQKKRVIAELFAGDTRTLAHRLGRLAEEDRWGREFTLAELEQALVEITARLGVYRTYINDFNVAAQDRFYIEQAAAGGMQGNPSAGPACKFLKRVLLLEFPDYLSPDQRASWLRFTMRWQQFTGPVMAKGCEDTALYMYNRLVSLNEVGGRPGTAGIPVEEFHRRNKIRIERWPCAINATSTHDTKRSEDVRARINVLSEIPAAWERRVERWRQWNDSQKPLLHGRPVPDENTELFIYQTLVGAWPLQEEDMADFGNRLRAYLVKAAREAKVHTSWLYPDPEYESALEKFVTSILEPRDGNLFLQEFTRFQKITAYYGALSSLGQALLKITSPGIPDFYQGTELWNLSLVDPDNRRPVDFKTRVRLLAELKEEDEKAGGGLHLAQTLLSCWPDGRIKLYLIYKALNFRRAHRDLFITGKYIPLAATGHGQEHTCAFARRLESCWSLTVVSLLLAKLQISNRSAHCEDGLPETGFLPGKAWEDSALILPAQSPGRWLNIFTGEVLNANREDGKNTLPLASLFHSLPVALLTSE; from the coding sequence ATGTTAAGCCCGCAGCCCCCCGCCGCCACATACAGAATCCAGTTCAACCGACATTTCAGTTTCGCCGGCGCCCGGACTCTGGTACCATACCTGCAAGACTTGGGTATGACCGAGCTTTACGCATCCCCCCTGCTTAAAGCCAGGCGGGGAAGTCCTCACGGCTACGACGTGACCGACCCGACCAGTCTAAACCCGGAACTGGGAAGCGAGGAGGATTTCACGGCCCTGACGGAAACCTTGCGGCAGCACGGGATGGGGCTTTTACTGGACATAGTGCCCAACCACATGGCCGCCGGCGCCGAAAACCCGTGGTGGCTGGATACCATGCGTAACGGACCCGGTTCGCCTTACGCCGGTTTTTTCGACATCGACTGGAACCCAATCAGCCCGGGGCTGGCCGGCAAGGTGCTGCTGCCCATCCTGGGTGAACCCTACGGGAAGGCGCTGGAAAACCGGGAACTGACACTAGAAGCAACGGAAGATGGTTTATGGATCCGCTACTTTGATCATCGCCTGCCGCTTAGCCCCGGCTCCTCTGGCCGGATTCTTGCCGGCTGGTCCAGGGAGCTGGCCGGAGTTCAGGGACGCCCTCCTTTACCGCAGCTGACCGGTTTGCTTAATATGCTGGAGAAACCGGCGCCCGACTTCGTACATGCGTGGGTTATTTTCTGGCGCTTGTACAACACTTATCCCTGGATAAAAACCTTCACTGACCATAAACTTGATGTTTTCAACGGAAAAAAAGGTGTCCCGCAGAGTTTTGACCGGCTGGACGGATTACTGTCGGAACAGTATTCCCGGCTGGCCTTCTGGCGATCCGCCAGGGAGAAAATAAACTACAGGCGTTTCTTTGACGTCAGCAGCCTGGTTTCTCTCCGGATGGAGGACGAAAAAGTATTTGAGGCCACGCATTCCTTGATTTTGAACCTGGCCCGGTCCGGACAGGTCACCGGACTAAGGATTGACCATGTTGACGGCCTGCGCGACCCATATTCCTACCTTGCCCGCCTTCAAGACCGCCTGTCCTGCAGGGGAGACCTTTCCAGCTTTTACGTGGTGGTCGAAAAAATACTGGGCGACGACGAGGACCTGCCCACCGCCTGGCCGGTTAGCGGTACAACGGGCTACGATTTCCTCAATACGCTGAACGGTATCTTCGTGGACCGGTGCGGGGCAGCGGAGCTGGACCGGCTTTATACTGGGCTCACCGGGTCCGGGGAGGATTTTGAGACGGTGGTGTACACCCAAAAAAAGCGGGTAATAGCCGAACTTTTCGCCGGCGACACGCGCACCCTGGCACACCGGCTGGGCCGTCTGGCGGAAGAGGACCGCTGGGGCCGTGAATTCACACTTGCCGAACTGGAACAAGCGCTGGTGGAAATAACAGCTCGTCTCGGTGTCTACCGCACCTATATAAACGACTTTAACGTGGCCGCACAAGACCGTTTTTACATCGAACAAGCGGCCGCCGGGGGCATGCAGGGAAATCCTTCTGCCGGCCCGGCCTGCAAGTTCTTGAAGCGGGTACTGCTGCTGGAATTTCCGGATTACCTCTCCCCGGACCAGCGGGCGTCATGGCTGCGCTTTACCATGCGCTGGCAACAGTTTACCGGACCTGTTATGGCCAAGGGCTGCGAGGATACCGCCCTTTATATGTATAACCGGCTGGTCTCCCTTAACGAGGTTGGAGGCCGCCCGGGGACCGCAGGCATACCGGTGGAGGAGTTCCACCGCCGCAACAAGATCAGGATTGAGCGCTGGCCCTGCGCCATCAACGCCACCTCCACCCACGACACCAAGCGGAGCGAGGATGTCCGCGCCAGGATCAACGTACTGTCTGAAATCCCCGCCGCATGGGAGCGGCGGGTGGAGCGCTGGCGGCAGTGGAACGATTCCCAAAAGCCGCTTTTACATGGCCGGCCTGTACCGGACGAAAACACTGAACTTTTTATTTACCAGACCCTGGTGGGGGCCTGGCCGTTACAAGAAGAAGATATGGCCGATTTCGGGAACCGGCTCCGGGCCTACCTGGTTAAGGCGGCCCGGGAGGCCAAAGTCCACACCAGTTGGCTTTACCCCGACCCCGAATATGAAAGCGCTCTGGAAAAGTTCGTAACATCCATTTTGGAGCCCAGGGACGGGAATTTATTTTTACAGGAGTTCACCAGATTCCAGAAAATCACCGCCTATTACGGAGCGCTAAGCTCACTGGGACAGGCGCTGCTCAAGATAACCTCCCCGGGGATACCGGACTTTTACCAGGGAACCGAGCTGTGGAATTTAAGTCTGGTGGACCCGGATAACCGGCGACCGGTTGATTTTAAGACCCGGGTCCGGCTCCTGGCAGAACTTAAGGAAGAAGATGAGAAAGCCGGCGGCGGGCTTCACCTGGCCCAAACCCTGCTCTCCTGCTGGCCGGACGGCCGGATAAAACTATATCTTATCTATAAGGCTCTGAACTTCCGCCGGGCTCACCGGGACCTGTTCATCACCGGGAAATATATCCCTCTGGCAGCCACCGGGCACGGGCAGGAACATACCTGCGCCTTTGCCCGGAGGCTGGAAAGCTGCTGGAGCCTGACTGTAGTGTCCCTTCTTTTGGCCAAGCTCCAGATATCCAATCGGTCAGCCCATTGCGAAGATGGACTGCCGGAAACCGGCTTCCTGCCGGGGAAGGCATGGGAAGACAGTGCCCTTATTCTGCCTGCACAGTCACCAGGCCGCTGGTTGAACATTTTTACCGGGGAGGTTCTGAACGCTAATAGGGAAGACGGAAAAAACACTCTGCCGCTGGCCAGTCTGTTCCACAGCCTGCCTGTCGCCCTGCTAACGTCAGAGTAA
- the malQ gene encoding 4-alpha-glucanotransferase has protein sequence MVSGKEIRLLHRLCRLYGIETGYPDIDGHRRLATPDSLLAALRALGAPLMCLSGLPGALRERIREQWDRLSEPVAVSWDKKPVHLELRLPLSWREHIADCRMELGNGGAARWVCRPGDLQLLKSASVEGMDYEVRRLSLPSGLPWGYHRLTLDLPARRHEVLIICAPRRAFTLASSSMTGHRVWGCFLPLYALHSSRSPGAGDFTDLDALLNWVRDLGGGFVGTLPLLAAFLDQPFSPSPYEPVSRLFWNEFYIDVEQTEEFKNSPKVRELFNSPAVQEEFARLRSTPLVDYHRTMAVKRKLLEYCAEAFFAANSGGQEALQRWLTKNPAARDYARFRAAAEKRRTGWTDWPGPMRDGILREGDYDPAAERYHLYVQWLAQRQLRDLSARARRNGQNLYLDFPLGVHRHGYDVWRERTAFVPEASAGAPPDAFFSGGQNWGLPPLHPERIRVQGYRYYIAGLRNHLQYSGILRLDHIMGLHRLFWVPGGLPAGEGVYVRYHAEEFYAVLALESHRYQALLVGEDLGLVPGSVRTAMARHNVYRMYVLPFEYTREPRKLLRDAPAGALASLNTHDMPPFASFWLDKGKRPFDRAALPVFLYHRGRLKVPTNNLKAVFRACLEHLAASRAEVLLVNLEDLWLETEPQNVPGATGAYPNWRRKARLALEEFSQNREVLEELQKINGLRR, from the coding sequence ATGGTGTCGGGAAAAGAAATTCGCTTGCTTCACCGCCTTTGCCGTTTATACGGAATAGAGACAGGTTACCCGGATATAGATGGACACCGCCGGCTGGCCACGCCGGACTCGCTGCTGGCGGCGCTGCGTGCACTGGGCGCGCCGCTTATGTGCCTGTCCGGTTTGCCGGGGGCGCTCCGTGAAAGAATTCGGGAACAGTGGGACCGTTTAAGTGAACCGGTGGCCGTGTCGTGGGATAAAAAACCGGTTCACCTGGAACTGCGCCTGCCTTTATCATGGCGGGAACACATTGCCGATTGCCGGATGGAGTTGGGAAACGGCGGTGCAGCGCGCTGGGTTTGCCGTCCCGGCGACCTGCAGCTGTTGAAGTCAGCTTCGGTTGAAGGGATGGATTATGAAGTAAGGCGGCTCTCCCTACCCTCCGGGCTTCCCTGGGGCTACCACCGGCTAACGCTGGACCTGCCGGCCCGCCGGCACGAGGTTTTAATTATCTGCGCCCCTCGCCGGGCCTTCACCTTAGCCTCCTCCAGTATGACAGGACACCGCGTATGGGGGTGCTTTCTGCCGCTCTATGCCCTCCACTCCTCCCGAAGTCCGGGCGCCGGGGACTTCACCGATCTGGACGCCCTGCTGAACTGGGTCCGGGATCTGGGAGGAGGTTTTGTAGGTACTCTGCCATTGCTTGCTGCCTTTCTGGACCAGCCCTTCTCACCGAGTCCCTACGAGCCGGTCAGCCGCTTGTTTTGGAACGAGTTTTACATTGATGTTGAACAAACCGAAGAATTTAAAAACAGCCCAAAGGTCCGGGAACTGTTCAATTCCCCGGCAGTTCAGGAGGAATTTGCACGCTTACGGTCTACGCCCCTGGTGGACTACCACCGTACAATGGCAGTTAAACGCAAGCTCCTGGAATACTGCGCTGAGGCCTTTTTTGCCGCAAACTCCGGAGGGCAGGAGGCTCTGCAGCGCTGGTTGACAAAAAACCCCGCAGCCCGTGACTATGCCCGCTTCCGGGCAGCCGCGGAAAAACGCCGCACAGGCTGGACGGATTGGCCCGGCCCGATGCGGGACGGGATCCTGCGGGAGGGGGACTATGACCCCGCGGCTGAGCGCTATCACCTGTATGTGCAGTGGCTGGCTCAACGGCAGCTCCGGGATCTCTCGGCCCGGGCCCGAAGAAACGGACAAAACCTGTATCTTGATTTCCCCCTGGGTGTCCACAGACACGGGTACGATGTCTGGCGCGAGCGCACCGCCTTTGTGCCGGAAGCCAGCGCCGGCGCCCCGCCGGACGCTTTTTTCAGCGGGGGGCAAAACTGGGGGCTGCCTCCCCTGCACCCGGAAAGAATCCGGGTACAGGGTTACCGCTACTACATCGCCGGTCTGCGCAATCATCTCCAGTACTCCGGTATCCTGCGCCTCGATCATATAATGGGCCTGCACCGCCTCTTTTGGGTGCCCGGGGGGCTGCCGGCCGGCGAAGGGGTTTACGTGCGCTACCACGCCGAAGAATTCTACGCCGTCCTGGCCCTGGAATCCCACCGGTACCAGGCGCTGCTGGTGGGCGAGGACCTGGGATTGGTACCCGGCAGTGTCCGTACGGCTATGGCCAGGCATAATGTATATCGCATGTATGTATTGCCCTTTGAATACACCAGGGAACCGCGAAAGCTTCTTCGCGACGCCCCGGCCGGCGCCCTGGCTTCCCTTAATACTCACGACATGCCGCCCTTTGCATCTTTCTGGCTGGACAAAGGGAAAAGACCCTTTGACCGGGCCGCCCTGCCGGTTTTTCTATACCACCGGGGCCGTCTCAAGGTACCCACCAATAATTTAAAGGCAGTTTTTAGGGCCTGCCTGGAGCACCTGGCCGCCAGCCGGGCTGAAGTCCTGCTGGTCAATCTTGAGGATTTATGGCTGGAGACAGAACCACAGAACGTCCCCGGCGCCACTGGCGCCTATCCCAACTGGCGGCGGAAGGCACGGTTGGCCCTGGAGGAGTTTAGCCAAAACCGCGAAGTGCTGGAAGAGCTGCAAAAAATCAATGGCCTGAGGAGATGA